The following coding sequences are from one Macaca nemestrina isolate mMacNem1 chromosome 1, mMacNem.hap1, whole genome shotgun sequence window:
- the LOC105494796 gene encoding protein L-Myc isoform X2, producing the protein MLYFPKASQQPCKGADMDYDSYQHYFYDYDCGEDFYRSTAPSEDIWKKFELVPSPPTSPPWGLGPGAGDPAPGIGPPEPWPGGCTGDEAESRGHSKGWGRNYASIIRRDCMWSGFSARERLERAVSDRLAAGAPRGNPPKASAAPDCTPSLEAGNPAPAAPCPLGEPKTQACSGSESPSDSENEEIDVVTVEKRQSLGIRKPVTITVRADPLDPCMKHFHISIHQQQHNYAARFPPESCSQEEASERGPQEEALERDAAGEKEDEEDEEIVSPPPVESEAAQSCHPKPVSSDTEDVTKRKNHNFLERKRRNDLRSRFLALRDQVPTLASCSKAPKVVILSKALEYLQALVGAEKRMATEKRQLRCRQQQLQKRIAYLSGY; encoded by the exons ATGCTCTATTTCCCTAaagcctcacaacaaccctgtaag GGAGCGGACATGGACTACGACTCGTACCAGCACTATTTCTACGACTATGACTGCGGGGAGGATTTCTACCGCTCCACGGCGCCCAGCGAGGACATCTGGAAGAAATTCGAGCTGGTGCCATCGCCCCCCACGTCGCCGCCCTGGGGCTTGGGTCCCGGCGCAGGGGACCCGGCCCCCGGGATTGGTCCCCCGGAGCCGTGGCCCGGAGGGTGCACCGGGGACGAAGCGGAATCCCGGGGCCACTCGAAAGGTTGGGGCAGGAACTACGCCTCCATCATCCGCCGCGACTGCATGTGGAGCGGCTTCTCGGCCCGGGAACGGCTGGAAAGAGCTGTGAGCGACCGGCTCGCCGCTGGCGCGCCCCGGGGGAACCCGCCCAAGGCGTCCGCCGCCCCGGACTGCACTCCCAGCCTCGAAGCCGGCAACCCGGCGCCCGCCGCCCCCTGTCCGCTGGGCGAACCCAAGACCCAGGCCTGCTCCGGGTCCGAGAGCCCAAGCGACTCGG AGAATGAAGAAATCGATGTTGTGACAGTAGAGAAGAGGCAGTCTCTGGGTATTCGGAAGCCAGTCACCATCACAGTGCGAGCAGACCCCCTGGATCCCTGCATGAAGCATTTCCACATCTCCATCCATCAGCAACAGCACAACTATGCTGCCCGTTTTCCTCCAGAAAGCTGCTCCCAAGAAGAGGCTTCAGAGAGGGGTCCCCAAGAAGAGGCTCTGGAGAGAGATGCTGCAGGGGAAAAGGAAGATGAGGAGGATGAAGAGATTGTGAGCCCCCCACCTGTAGAAAGTGAGGCTGCCCAGTCCTGCCACCCCAAACCTGTCAGTTCTGATACTGAGGATGTGACCAAGAGGAAGAATCACAACTTCCTGGAGCGCAAGAGGCGGAATGACCTGCGTTCGCGATTCTTGGCCCTGAGGGACCAGGTGCCCACCCTGGCCAGCTGCTCTAAGGCCCCCAAAGTAGTGATCCTAAGCAAGGCCTTGGAATACTTGCAAGCCCTGGTGGGGGCTGAGAAGAGGATGGCTACAGAGAAAAGGCAGCTCCGATGCCGGCAGCAGCAATTGCAGAAAAGAATTGCATACCTCAGTGGCTACTAA
- the LOC105494796 gene encoding protein L-Myc isoform X1 has translation MCVCAGCRAAPSRRGAGPLQEAGGGSEGADMDYDSYQHYFYDYDCGEDFYRSTAPSEDIWKKFELVPSPPTSPPWGLGPGAGDPAPGIGPPEPWPGGCTGDEAESRGHSKGWGRNYASIIRRDCMWSGFSARERLERAVSDRLAAGAPRGNPPKASAAPDCTPSLEAGNPAPAAPCPLGEPKTQACSGSESPSDSENEEIDVVTVEKRQSLGIRKPVTITVRADPLDPCMKHFHISIHQQQHNYAARFPPESCSQEEASERGPQEEALERDAAGEKEDEEDEEIVSPPPVESEAAQSCHPKPVSSDTEDVTKRKNHNFLERKRRNDLRSRFLALRDQVPTLASCSKAPKVVILSKALEYLQALVGAEKRMATEKRQLRCRQQQLQKRIAYLSGY, from the exons ATGTGCGTGTGTGCGGGCTGCCGGGCTGCCCCGAGCCGGCGGGGAGCCGGTCCGCTCCAGGAGGCGGGCGGCGGGAGCGAG GGAGCGGACATGGACTACGACTCGTACCAGCACTATTTCTACGACTATGACTGCGGGGAGGATTTCTACCGCTCCACGGCGCCCAGCGAGGACATCTGGAAGAAATTCGAGCTGGTGCCATCGCCCCCCACGTCGCCGCCCTGGGGCTTGGGTCCCGGCGCAGGGGACCCGGCCCCCGGGATTGGTCCCCCGGAGCCGTGGCCCGGAGGGTGCACCGGGGACGAAGCGGAATCCCGGGGCCACTCGAAAGGTTGGGGCAGGAACTACGCCTCCATCATCCGCCGCGACTGCATGTGGAGCGGCTTCTCGGCCCGGGAACGGCTGGAAAGAGCTGTGAGCGACCGGCTCGCCGCTGGCGCGCCCCGGGGGAACCCGCCCAAGGCGTCCGCCGCCCCGGACTGCACTCCCAGCCTCGAAGCCGGCAACCCGGCGCCCGCCGCCCCCTGTCCGCTGGGCGAACCCAAGACCCAGGCCTGCTCCGGGTCCGAGAGCCCAAGCGACTCGG AGAATGAAGAAATCGATGTTGTGACAGTAGAGAAGAGGCAGTCTCTGGGTATTCGGAAGCCAGTCACCATCACAGTGCGAGCAGACCCCCTGGATCCCTGCATGAAGCATTTCCACATCTCCATCCATCAGCAACAGCACAACTATGCTGCCCGTTTTCCTCCAGAAAGCTGCTCCCAAGAAGAGGCTTCAGAGAGGGGTCCCCAAGAAGAGGCTCTGGAGAGAGATGCTGCAGGGGAAAAGGAAGATGAGGAGGATGAAGAGATTGTGAGCCCCCCACCTGTAGAAAGTGAGGCTGCCCAGTCCTGCCACCCCAAACCTGTCAGTTCTGATACTGAGGATGTGACCAAGAGGAAGAATCACAACTTCCTGGAGCGCAAGAGGCGGAATGACCTGCGTTCGCGATTCTTGGCCCTGAGGGACCAGGTGCCCACCCTGGCCAGCTGCTCTAAGGCCCCCAAAGTAGTGATCCTAAGCAAGGCCTTGGAATACTTGCAAGCCCTGGTGGGGGCTGAGAAGAGGATGGCTACAGAGAAAAGGCAGCTCCGATGCCGGCAGCAGCAATTGCAGAAAAGAATTGCATACCTCAGTGGCTACTAA